Part of the Pseudarthrobacter sp. NBSH8 genome is shown below.
GCGGAGCGATGGCCGCCACCCTCCACCGCGCCGGGTGGGACGTCACCGGTTTCGACCCGTCAGACTCCGCCCGGGCTGCCGCTTCCGAAGCAGGAATCGCCACCACCGCCGACCTCGCGGACGTCGCCGGAACCGCCTACGCGGTCCTCTCCCTCCCCGCGGCCAGCATGGTGGAAACCACTGTGCCCCAACTCCTGGCAGCACCCGGAACCGTCGCAATCATCGACACCACCACCTCCGAACCGGGCACCAGCAAGCACATGGCAGAGCTGGCGGAAGCACAGGGGGCAGCCTTCGTGGACGCGCCGGTGTCCGGCGGCCGCGACGGCGCCGCAACCGGATCCCTGAGCGCCTTCGTCGGCGCAACCGACGGCGCCCTCAAAGCGGCCGAACCTGTCCTGCTCGCCCTCACCGGCGGCAAGTACAGCCACATCGGCGGCCCCGGCAGCGGCAACGTGGTCAAACTCCTCAACAACGTCCTGGCCGCGGCCAACCTGGTCTCCGTGGGCGAGGCCCTCGGCGTCGCCAAGGCCTACGGCATCGATCCCGCCACGGCCGCCGCCAGCATCAGCGAAGCCTCCGGCGGCAGCAAAGTCTCCGCGAACATGTATCCGAACTGGGTCCTCAGCGGCACCCACAATTCGGGCTTCTCGCTGGGCCTGATGGCACGCGATGCCGCCCTCGCCGTGGAGGTCGCCGCGCAGATCGGCGAAAAGCCGGCACTGCTCGCCGCCGTCGCAGGCCAGTGGCAGGAGGCCTTGGCCGCCCTCGGGCCGCGGGCCGACTTCACCGAAATCGCCAGGACCGTCGCCCCGGCCATCACGCCCGCCGGCGCCCCCAGCACCAGCCCGGACAACTAAGCACCGCTCCCGTCGCTTAAGCAGCCACTCCCCCCAGCCCCGAAGGACCACCACCTTGAGCATCACCACAGCACCCGCCTCCTCCTCGGCAGCCACCGCCCGGGCCGTCCTGGACGCAGCCTTCCCAACCGGCCTCGGCTCCTTCGTTGACGGCAAAGTAGTCTCGGGCAGCGGCGAAAGCATCACGCTCACCGCGGCCGCCACCGGCGAACCCTTCGCCACCTACTCGGACCCCGGCGCCGAGGGTGCCAACGCCATCCTGGAAAGCTCGACGGCGGGCGCGGCGGCCTGGGCCGCGCTGAACGGCTTCGAACGGGCAGCCATCCTCCGCAACGTCAGCCGCGTCGTCGAGGCGCACGGCGAGGAACTCGCCATCCTCGAGTCGGCCACCACCGGAAAGCCCATCCGTGACGCCCGCGTCGAAGCCGCCAAGGTGGCCGAAATGTTCGGCTACTACGCCGGCTGGGCAGACAAGCTGACCGGCCAGACCATCCCCGTCCCCGGCAACTGGCACACCTACACCGAGCGTGTGCCGTGGGGCGTCGTCGTCGCCATCACCCCGTGGAACGCCCCCCTGTTCACCGCCGGCTGGAATTCCGCCGCCCCGCTGGCGGCCGGCAACGCCGTGATCGTCAAGCCCAGCGAATTCACCCCGGCCTCCTCGGTCCGTCTCGCCCAGCTGGCCCACGAAGCAGGGCTCCCCGCCGGCGTCTTCAACGTCGCCGCAGGGCTGGGCCAGACCGTGGGCGCCACCCTCACCACTGACCGCCGCGTCGGCAAGATCAGCTTCATCGGCTCCGTCCCCACCGGCCGCAGGGTGGCCGTCGCGGCAGCGCAGGCCGGCATCCCCGCCTTGTTGGAACTCGGCGGCAAGAGCGCCAACATCGTGTTTGCCGACGCCGACCTGGACCGGGCCGCGGACGGCGCCGTCTCGGCGATCTTCTCCGGTGCCGGTCAGTCCTGCGTCGCCGGATCACGGCTCCTCGTGGAGCGCAGCGTCCACGCCCAGTTCGTTGAAATGGTCGCCGAGAAGGCTGCCCGGCTGCGGCTCGGCGACCCGCTGAGCGCGGACA
Proteins encoded:
- a CDS encoding NAD(P)-dependent oxidoreductase, which translates into the protein MNTSTHRRVAVIGLGAMGGAMAATLHRAGWDVTGFDPSDSARAAASEAGIATTADLADVAGTAYAVLSLPAASMVETTVPQLLAAPGTVAIIDTTTSEPGTSKHMAELAEAQGAAFVDAPVSGGRDGAATGSLSAFVGATDGALKAAEPVLLALTGGKYSHIGGPGSGNVVKLLNNVLAAANLVSVGEALGVAKAYGIDPATAAASISEASGGSKVSANMYPNWVLSGTHNSGFSLGLMARDAALAVEVAAQIGEKPALLAAVAGQWQEALAALGPRADFTEIARTVAPAITPAGAPSTSPDN
- a CDS encoding aldehyde dehydrogenase — translated: MSITTAPASSSAATARAVLDAAFPTGLGSFVDGKVVSGSGESITLTAAATGEPFATYSDPGAEGANAILESSTAGAAAWAALNGFERAAILRNVSRVVEAHGEELAILESATTGKPIRDARVEAAKVAEMFGYYAGWADKLTGQTIPVPGNWHTYTERVPWGVVVAITPWNAPLFTAGWNSAAPLAAGNAVIVKPSEFTPASSVRLAQLAHEAGLPAGVFNVAAGLGQTVGATLTTDRRVGKISFIGSVPTGRRVAVAAAQAGIPALLELGGKSANIVFADADLDRAADGAVSAIFSGAGQSCVAGSRLLVERSVHAQFVEMVAEKAARLRLGDPLSADTEVGPIITAQQFATVNSLIAAGINDGGRRVTGAALPDALAGSALAGGHWVMPTLLDGVTPSNRLETTEVFGPVVGADAFDTEAEAIARANNTNFGLAGAVWTSDVSRAHHVARAVKAGTFWINSYKTIHVAVPFGGFGDSGHGRSSGPGVLDEYTQTKAIWVPTCAAGSPFPSLSY